The following DNA comes from Anastrepha obliqua isolate idAnaObli1 chromosome 1, idAnaObli1_1.0, whole genome shotgun sequence.
CAACAAATGACAGAATGTAATCGTAAAATTAAGCGGTAAACatgagaacaaaataaaatgtaataagaaTGTACATGAAAATACTGAAATTAACACGAACAGTTAGAAGGGAACCAATAAATTGAGTCAAAGATCTAATTAAAGTATGAGAAACGaataaaatcgataaaaaaaaaaaaacatttaaaagatATTGTGTGTTTTGCTGCTTTTGCGCCTTTACATGTGAAAAGTGTGGtaagtacatataaaaatatgatttgtgtatatttttggATGTTGTCAACAaaatgggttaaaatgttccataATTATATTGATAATTAATTTGCATTATTTATAACTAAATTCATATCAGTTCAATCAATTATCGATATGAGCAATTGGTGGTGAACCGTgctaaatatttacatgatttggCCCAATCAGAAAACGACATTTGTAGCGGCTCTCTTTCCACGTAACAGGGTTGCTGTGTAACTGATTCAGTGTAAGTTaagtcaaaaatattaaacttgcACAAGTTTGTTTTGCAAGCCCTACCAACTAAAATAGCTATATAACGATTCCATTTAtttgtcaaaaacaaattgaactCATCTGCTCTTTGGGTGAAGTCAATTCAATTGAATTAAAGTCAGTGTTTGTATATAAATCAAGGAAAGGGCCTTAAATCAAATTACCAACGCATCAatctaatttttcttaaatttgccaAAGCAACACTGCGAACAACTCATCCAACTAAACTGCAAAATTTACCAACGAGAGCCAATGGACGCATTTTAAGCTCTGCTGATTTCGATTTATTTTGCAGTTGGAAAGTGAACAGTTCGGTTGAAAtatccaattaaaaataaaagttacttGCGGAAAGTATTTCTGCGAAGAAATTCCAAAGTCATTGGCTTTaagtgcatttttattttattaatatcacCTCCTGGAGGATTGTGTTACAAGTAAAATGAAGTATTTTTTGCTCTTGGGTTTGCTGCTTTTAGCAGGTTAGTTTTCAGCTCTCATCTTTGCATATACCGGCAAGTCATAGACGTGTCtaatttgcttattttgttaaattttgtaataattttgttgTGGTCGTTCTTTGTTTCAAGGTGTAAGTGAAATTTTCGCGGAGGAAGCTGCAGAAGATGTTGAGACCATCGATCTTGATTTGGGCTCTTTCAAGGAAGGTTCGAGAACAGGTAAGGCAGAATACagttatgtacatgtatgtgtacGCTTTCAGTATTTCCCCCCACCCAACTGCTATCAGCTAATCTGCATGCTAGCTAAAAGCAGTTCGTAGCGTTTTGTACACGTCACATAAGCAATTTGCCATTTGACCGGTAGTGGCGATTACAATACTCAATACATACAATTACATCttagttttttaaaacattccctcTTTTAATTTAGCAACTTTCACTTTTCTACAGATGCCGAAGCACTCAAGCGGGAAGAAGAGGCAATACAATTGGATGGCCTAAGTGTTGCACAAATGAAAGAAGTGCGCGAGAAGGTAAGTTaacgtatatatgtatctatataaTGACGTGCCTTTGACGGTTTCCGCCCCTTTCGAGATTTAAGTTGGCcacacgaaaaaaattaaaatgatctctataaaatttattatatgtatgtacataagttgaATTGTTCTTGGGCGGCGATGCATTTGGCTTTATAATGTAACTTCCATATTTACTTTAATAATGGTCAGTGTGATGAGTACATCTTGGAACAAGCCATTTGTTGTAGATAAGAAATTCAAAGATTAATTAAGTCTTCAGTTTGgtttgaggaattttttttttttttgaagtttgccAGTTTTTCGCCAATCAAATTATAAccatttttaactaaaaacatcTCGGCAAACTGCAGCCTGAAGAAAGGCACATGCGCCCAATCCAATCCAGTTCTATCCTGAGTTTAACAagagaactgggtctggatgaggtactgcgaTGAGCAGAGAGCACAAACCTAGAATAAAATCTATCTCTCTAACTAAAAACATACAAGTTCTcgaagttttaattaaattaataagttttcttttattaataggCCGAGAAATTCACATTCCAAACAGAGGTGAATCGCATGATGAAGCTCATCATCAATTCATTATATCGCAATAAGGAAATCTTCTTGCGTGAATTAATATCCAATGCCTCCGATGCCATCGATAAAATTCGCTTGTTGGCACTTACGAATAAGTCCGAATTGGATAGTAATCCCGAATTGAATATACGCATTAAGGCAGATAAGCAGAATAAGGTGCTGCATATAATGGATACGGGTATTGGTATGACACATCAGGATCTTATAAACAATTTGGGTACAATCGCAAAATCGGGTACTGCCGATTTCTTAGCTAAAATGCAAGATGCCTCCAAGGCGGATTCTGGTCAAGATCTTAACGATATGATCGGTCAATTCGGCGTTGGCTTCTACTCAGCTTTCTTGGTTGCTGATCGTGTAGTTGTTACTACCAAACATAATGCTGACAAACAGTACATTTGGGAATCAGATGCTAACAGCTTCAGCATTGTTGAAGATCCACGTGGCGATACACTCAAACGTGGCTCCATCATTTCTTTGCATTTAAAGGATGAGGCACAAGATTTCCTTGAAGAAGACACTATGCGCGAATTGATCCGCAAGTACTCGCAATTTATTAATTTCCCAATTTTAATGTGGTCGAGCAAGACTGTTGAGGAAGAGGTCCCCATTGAAGAAGATGCCACAACTGAGAAACCAGAAAAGGCAGAGGATGACGTAGAAGATGGCGAAGAAGATGCTAAAGTTGAGGAAGAAGCTGAAGACTCTGACAAGCCAAAGACAAAGAAAGTATCCAAGACTATCTGGGACTGGCAATTGATAAATGACAGCAAACCAATTTGGACCCGCAAGCCCGCCGAAGTCACTGAGGAAGAATACACTGAGTTCTACAAAACACTTACCAAGGATAGCACAGAACCATTAACGCATACACATTTTGTTGCTGAAGGCGAGGTAACATTCAAGAGCTTATTGTTCATTCCTAAAGTGCAGCCTTCCGAATCATTCAACCGTTATGGAACTAACGCCGATAATATCAAATTGTACGTACGTCGTGTCTTCATCACTGATGAATTCAACGACATGATGCCCAATTATTTGAGCTTCATTCGCGGCGTTGTTGATTCCGATGATCTGCCATTGAATGTTTCACGTGAAACACTGCAGCAGCATAAACTCATCAAGGTCATCAAGAAAAAGTTGGTCCGCAAAGTGCTTGATTTGATTAAGAAAATCGACAAAGATAACTACACTAAATTCTGGAAGGAATACTCAACAAAGTAAGTGGTTAAATCTATCTAACTTACATCTTCCtaagaattttcaattttcattctgaataataaattttttattatttttaaattctagCATCAAACTTGGAATCATGGAAGATCCTAGCAACCGTTCCCGTCTCGCCAAGCTATTGAGGTTCCAATCGTCCAATGGCAAAGGCGTCACTTCGTTGGCTGAGTACGTTGAACGCATGAAACCAAAACAGGAGCACATCTATTTTATTGCTGGTGCCAATCGCGCCGAAGTGGAAAAATCACCTTTCGTTGAACGCTTGCTAAGCAAAGGCTATGAAGTTCTCTATCTTGTCGAAGCTGTTGATGAGTACTGTATTTCTGCGCTGCCGGAATTCGATGGCAAGAAATTCCAAAATGTTGCCAAGGAAGGCTTCAAACTGAACGAATCGGAAAAGAGCAAATCCAAGTTCGAAGGTTTGAAATCAGCATTTGAACCGCTCGTAAAATGGTTGAATGACGTAGCGCTGAAGGATAAAATCCAAAAGGCACAAGTCTCTGAGCGTTTAAGCAACTCCCCTTGTGCACTGGTTGCTGGTATGTTCGGCTGGACCGGAAATATGGAGCGTTTGGCTTTATCTAATGCTCATCAAAAGTCAGATGATCCACAACGTAGCTACTACTTGAATCAAAAGAAAACTTTGGAAATCAATCCACGCCATCCTCTAATTCGTGAACTTTTGCGCCGTGT
Coding sequences within:
- the LOC129252843 gene encoding endoplasmin; translation: MKYFLLLGLLLLAGVSEIFAEEAAEDVETIDLDLGSFKEGSRTDAEALKREEEAIQLDGLSVAQMKEVREKAEKFTFQTEVNRMMKLIINSLYRNKEIFLRELISNASDAIDKIRLLALTNKSELDSNPELNIRIKADKQNKVLHIMDTGIGMTHQDLINNLGTIAKSGTADFLAKMQDASKADSGQDLNDMIGQFGVGFYSAFLVADRVVVTTKHNADKQYIWESDANSFSIVEDPRGDTLKRGSIISLHLKDEAQDFLEEDTMRELIRKYSQFINFPILMWSSKTVEEEVPIEEDATTEKPEKAEDDVEDGEEDAKVEEEAEDSDKPKTKKVSKTIWDWQLINDSKPIWTRKPAEVTEEEYTEFYKTLTKDSTEPLTHTHFVAEGEVTFKSLLFIPKVQPSESFNRYGTNADNIKLYVRRVFITDEFNDMMPNYLSFIRGVVDSDDLPLNVSRETLQQHKLIKVIKKKLVRKVLDLIKKIDKDNYTKFWKEYSTNIKLGIMEDPSNRSRLAKLLRFQSSNGKGVTSLAEYVERMKPKQEHIYFIAGANRAEVEKSPFVERLLSKGYEVLYLVEAVDEYCISALPEFDGKKFQNVAKEGFKLNESEKSKSKFEGLKSAFEPLVKWLNDVALKDKIQKAQVSERLSNSPCALVAGMFGWTGNMERLALSNAHQKSDDPQRSYYLNQKKTLEINPRHPLIRELLRRVEADEADDTAKDMAVMMFRTATLRSGYMLQETADFADTIEKMMRQSLGVPLEEEVELDDDDDEDSTANEEDNDDSSENTSNTAEDDEVHDEL